A single region of the Anaerostipes rhamnosivorans genome encodes:
- a CDS encoding LTA synthase family protein, whose translation MNSKSNGFKDKLGKIHNFIHKFGKYFIIACLILFCVLCIKNKDQFAERVAKGVPESGMEKIAIADGDTVEQEFKANFNTAERLDFRVGRNYGDARPGSIDLKIKDSKGNVVFHITPTIEEVDGKTEIKATMRRRELHDDRWYKVIVNQKLKKGETYTYVIKGIGIKKKDPLYIYISKDMGSVFQPLVKNGKKTEVRLCARVMTTQVDMWAIGLTIAIALGLIVLLLIQLNIPEKWNKWLSWALFIINPWLAFYMVEKVFYNPISVMGIFSYALNVIWFYIIFGILLLIFNRTKYAIIVGDLLLYGCAIGNYFVMQFRGTPITPADIWALGTAMDVADHYTLSYNKAAIVATIICLALVIIAWKLDTIKAFRWKQRLVALVLVAALTAGQSFLCTRVNFLESKNVKVEFFNQKKGYKRNGFVLSFLLNVQYLLGTEPEGYSVDKVKDIAKNYTVTTGQNKSLKQKPNVVVIMNETFSDLNVVNKIKTNKEVMPYINSMKENTIKGNMLVSVFGGGTSNSEYEFLTGNSVSSLPLNGNAYTQFVKHQVPSLASQLKEQGYETTAFHPYKPNAWNRQSVYPLLGFDNFLDETSLDESKVKRIRGWVSDESDYDKIIETFEKKKADNPLFMFNVTIQNHGGYLIPDDNFKQEITIKDEKKTETAERYLSLIHESDRAFKKLIDYFKTQKEPTIVVMFGDHQPKLEDDFYELLYGKDLNSLNIKEMQKKYTVPFVIWANYDIKEKDNVNLTSANYLSTLMLQQTNLKLTPYNQYLEELQKQIPAINANGYVTKDGKNVETQNEEDKDKWLTNYQYLQYNSLLDHKHRVDSFFSVKEK comes from the coding sequence ATGAACAGTAAATCAAATGGTTTCAAAGATAAGCTAGGAAAAATCCATAACTTTATCCATAAGTTTGGTAAATACTTTATTATTGCATGCCTGATCTTATTCTGTGTGCTTTGTATAAAGAACAAAGATCAATTTGCGGAGCGTGTGGCCAAAGGTGTGCCGGAAAGCGGCATGGAGAAGATTGCTATCGCAGACGGAGACACTGTGGAACAGGAATTCAAGGCCAATTTCAACACGGCGGAGCGTTTAGATTTCCGTGTGGGAAGAAATTATGGGGACGCAAGGCCCGGAAGCATTGACCTTAAGATCAAAGATTCCAAGGGAAACGTTGTATTCCATATCACCCCGACCATAGAAGAGGTAGACGGAAAAACTGAGATTAAAGCGACCATGAGGCGCAGAGAACTGCATGATGACCGCTGGTACAAGGTGATCGTCAACCAGAAGTTAAAGAAGGGCGAAACCTATACTTATGTGATCAAAGGCATCGGGATCAAGAAAAAGGATCCGCTGTACATCTACATTTCAAAGGATATGGGATCCGTGTTCCAGCCTCTCGTAAAGAACGGAAAGAAAACAGAGGTCAGGCTCTGTGCCAGAGTCATGACAACACAGGTTGACATGTGGGCTATCGGATTGACCATCGCCATTGCACTTGGGCTGATCGTTTTGCTCCTGATCCAGTTGAATATTCCAGAAAAATGGAATAAATGGCTGTCATGGGCACTGTTTATTATCAATCCATGGCTGGCATTTTATATGGTGGAAAAGGTATTTTATAATCCGATCAGTGTCATGGGAATCTTCTCATATGCACTGAATGTGATCTGGTTCTATATCATCTTCGGAATCCTGCTGCTGATTTTCAACCGGACAAAGTATGCGATTATTGTTGGAGACTTGTTATTATACGGATGCGCCATCGGAAATTACTTTGTCATGCAGTTCAGGGGAACACCGATCACACCGGCGGACATCTGGGCGCTCGGTACAGCCATGGACGTGGCGGACCACTACACTCTGTCCTACAATAAGGCTGCCATTGTGGCAACCATTATCTGTCTGGCGTTGGTGATCATCGCATGGAAGCTGGATACTATAAAGGCATTCCGTTGGAAGCAGCGCCTTGTGGCACTGGTCCTTGTGGCTGCGCTCACGGCGGGACAGAGTTTCCTTTGCACAAGAGTCAACTTTTTGGAATCGAAGAATGTAAAGGTAGAATTCTTCAACCAGAAAAAGGGATACAAACGAAATGGATTTGTCTTAAGCTTCCTTTTAAATGTCCAGTATCTGCTTGGAACAGAACCGGAAGGATACAGTGTAGATAAAGTAAAGGACATTGCTAAAAATTACACTGTGACCACAGGACAGAACAAGTCCTTGAAACAAAAACCGAATGTGGTCGTGATCATGAATGAGACCTTCTCTGATTTGAATGTGGTCAATAAGATCAAGACTAACAAAGAAGTGATGCCGTATATTAATTCCATGAAAGAAAATACGATCAAAGGAAATATGCTGGTATCTGTTTTTGGAGGCGGAACCAGCAACTCTGAGTATGAGTTCCTGACTGGAAACTCTGTTTCCTCTCTTCCATTGAACGGAAATGCTTATACCCAGTTTGTGAAACATCAGGTGCCGAGCCTCGCTTCCCAGCTTAAGGAACAGGGATATGAGACAACGGCGTTCCATCCTTACAAACCGAATGCATGGAACCGGCAGAGTGTATATCCTCTTCTTGGATTTGATAATTTCCTGGACGAGACATCTCTGGATGAATCCAAGGTAAAAAGAATCAGAGGCTGGGTCAGCGATGAATCTGATTATGACAAGATCATAGAAACCTTTGAGAAAAAGAAAGCGGACAATCCGCTGTTTATGTTCAACGTAACTATCCAGAATCACGGAGGATATTTGATCCCGGATGATAACTTTAAACAGGAGATCACCATCAAGGATGAGAAGAAGACGGAAACCGCTGAGCGCTATCTGTCCCTGATCCACGAATCTGACCGGGCATTCAAGAAGCTGATCGATTACTTTAAAACCCAGAAAGAGCCGACCATCGTGGTCATGTTCGGAGATCATCAGCCGAAGCTTGAAGATGATTTCTATGAACTTCTCTATGGAAAGGACTTAAACAGTCTAAATATCAAGGAGATGCAGAAAAAGTATACGGTTCCGTTTGTGATCTGGGCCAATTATGACATCAAAGAGAAGGACAACGTAAATCTCACAAGCGCCAACTACCTGTCCACATTGATGCTTCAGCAGACAAACTTAAAGCTCACTCCATATAATCAATATCTGGAGGAACTTCAGAAACAGATTCCGGCCATCAACGCCAATGGATATGTTACCAAAGACGGTAAGAACGTAGAGACTCAGAATGAGGAAGACAAAGATAAATGGCTTACAAATTACCAGTATCTGCAGTATAATTCCCTTCTGGATCATAAACACCGCGTAGATTCTTTCTTTTCTGTGAAAGAAAAGTAG
- a CDS encoding MATE family efflux transporter, with protein sequence MPIGKLLFQLAVPTIAAQVINALYNMVDRIYIGRLPGGEGPLAIAGLGIAFPIIMIISAFASMIGMGGSPRVSIKMGQKDHDGAEKILGNAVTALTILAVPLTLFFYLGKESLLSMFGATKNILPYGNDYLSIYLIGSIFVMFSLGLNSFITCQGFAKTSMLTVLIGALLNIILDPIFIFGLGLGVKGSALATVISQGVSALWVICFLTGKRTDLKIRRKYLRPELKVLLPVIALGIAPFIMQSTESLVQITLNSGMKRYGGANADALVSITTIAISSMQFLSMPALGLAQGAQPIISYNYGSRNMDRVKKAFRLLFTITVAYTSAIWALSMAVPQIYIYLFSSGEAARGLAALGKPMIRIFMGGFLFIGAQYACQNTFMALGRAKISLIMALLRKIILLIPLALILPVFLGTTGIFTAEPIADTLASAITTGVFYFTSKKLLRHPEEPDITPNME encoded by the coding sequence ATGCCGATAGGAAAACTGTTGTTTCAGCTGGCCGTCCCCACTATCGCCGCCCAAGTCATCAACGCGCTCTATAACATGGTAGACCGGATCTATATCGGCAGGCTGCCCGGAGGGGAAGGACCCCTTGCCATTGCCGGACTCGGCATTGCATTCCCGATCATCATGATCATTTCCGCATTTGCTTCCATGATCGGTATGGGAGGCAGCCCAAGAGTTTCCATCAAAATGGGACAGAAGGACCATGACGGCGCGGAAAAGATTCTTGGGAATGCGGTGACTGCTCTGACTATTCTGGCCGTTCCTCTTACCCTGTTTTTTTATCTGGGAAAGGAATCCCTGCTCTCCATGTTCGGAGCCACCAAAAACATCCTGCCTTACGGCAATGATTACCTGAGTATTTATCTGATCGGTTCCATCTTTGTCATGTTCTCCCTGGGCCTCAACAGCTTTATCACCTGCCAGGGGTTTGCCAAGACCAGTATGCTGACCGTGTTGATCGGGGCTCTGCTGAACATTATCTTAGATCCGATCTTTATCTTTGGTCTGGGTCTGGGAGTCAAAGGTTCCGCCCTTGCCACCGTCATATCCCAAGGGGTATCGGCCCTCTGGGTCATCTGCTTTCTGACAGGAAAACGGACAGACCTTAAGATCAGAAGAAAGTATCTGCGGCCTGAGCTAAAGGTACTGCTCCCTGTGATCGCCCTGGGGATCGCGCCATTTATTATGCAGTCTACAGAAAGCCTGGTTCAGATCACCTTAAACTCCGGCATGAAACGATACGGAGGCGCCAACGCGGATGCACTTGTTTCCATCACCACCATTGCCATAAGCTCCATGCAGTTTCTATCCATGCCTGCGCTGGGTCTGGCCCAGGGCGCACAGCCCATCATCAGCTACAACTACGGAAGCCGGAATATGGACCGGGTAAAAAAGGCCTTCCGGCTTTTGTTTACCATCACCGTGGCCTATACTTCCGCAATATGGGCACTCTCCATGGCAGTGCCCCAGATATATATCTACCTGTTCTCCAGCGGGGAAGCTGCCCGTGGACTGGCTGCACTGGGAAAACCTATGATCCGTATCTTTATGGGCGGTTTTCTGTTCATAGGAGCACAGTACGCCTGCCAGAACACCTTCATGGCACTGGGCAGGGCAAAGATCTCACTGATCATGGCTCTCCTGCGAAAGATCATACTTCTGATCCCTCTGGCCCTGATCCTCCCAGTCTTTTTGGGAACCACCGGAATCTTCACCGCAGAACCCATCGCGGATACACTGGCATCTGCTATCACCACCGGGGTTTTCTACTTTACCTCAAAAAAACTGTTGAGACATCCGGAAGAACCAGACATCACTCCTAACATGGAATGA
- a CDS encoding sensor domain-containing diguanylate cyclase, giving the protein MEKQKGNRQLNTMIILLLIVGLLSFFIFSFVQYYRKMDTKIADQTRLDLKTTNDTAKASLQSLLKDNQNWLESLAMICDVPDGTGQENWWDIVRRFDSKGLKLGVADKKGNIYYSDHKRQKIADRTYYKSLMRDQSSISKVLMDKEEGTESIIIGVPLVRDGKVKGAVCLEYSTMELGRMLNGKELKGTGAVLVFSKKGNVAASYKGMEKFHTMYEMLDTMKYDDSSELPAMEANIQKGNSGYLYYHNNGKLRMLYYEPAGISDWYICTLAVAETYEETLYSLKRETLFLMLKGTMITILLFIFSLRFFRLHRSEKKENTKDALTGSLNRKNFQRILEKDLKSKRRYIACFFLDIDDFKGVNDTYGHQRGDEVLTGVASCLRKSLREKDVVSRYGGDEFTCLIYGTKDRKKIEEIAGRVLRSVTAENHVNISIGITLIKDGDSYGQVIERADSALYEAKIRGKNQYVIL; this is encoded by the coding sequence ATGGAGAAACAGAAAGGGAACAGACAGCTGAATACGATGATCATACTGCTGCTTATCGTTGGGCTGCTCTCTTTTTTTATTTTCTCTTTTGTGCAGTATTACCGGAAAATGGATACTAAAATTGCTGACCAGACCAGGCTTGACTTAAAGACGACCAATGATACGGCAAAGGCATCCCTGCAGTCTCTTCTCAAAGACAACCAGAACTGGCTGGAAAGCTTGGCAATGATCTGTGATGTGCCGGACGGAACGGGACAGGAAAATTGGTGGGACATAGTCAGAAGGTTTGACTCAAAGGGGCTGAAGCTCGGAGTTGCAGACAAGAAAGGCAATATTTACTACAGTGATCATAAAAGACAAAAAATCGCAGACAGAACTTACTACAAAAGTCTGATGAGAGATCAGAGCAGCATCTCAAAGGTACTCATGGACAAAGAGGAAGGAACAGAATCTATTATCATAGGTGTTCCGCTGGTCAGAGACGGAAAAGTCAAGGGTGCAGTATGCCTGGAGTACAGTACTATGGAACTGGGAAGAATGTTAAACGGAAAAGAATTAAAAGGGACGGGAGCCGTACTCGTGTTTTCCAAAAAGGGCAATGTGGCGGCATCCTATAAAGGCATGGAGAAATTTCATACGATGTATGAGATGCTGGATACTATGAAGTATGATGACAGCAGTGAACTGCCTGCCATGGAGGCCAATATCCAAAAAGGGAATAGCGGCTATTTATATTACCACAACAATGGAAAACTACGGATGCTTTACTATGAACCAGCAGGAATCAGTGACTGGTATATCTGTACTCTTGCAGTGGCAGAGACCTATGAGGAAACTCTCTATTCTCTTAAAAGAGAGACCCTGTTTCTGATGCTAAAAGGGACCATGATTACAATTCTGCTCTTTATTTTTAGTCTTCGGTTTTTTAGACTGCACCGCAGCGAGAAAAAGGAAAATACAAAAGATGCGCTGACAGGGTCCCTGAACCGGAAGAACTTCCAGAGGATCTTGGAAAAGGACCTGAAAAGCAAAAGGAGATACATTGCATGTTTTTTTCTGGACATTGATGATTTTAAGGGGGTTAATGACACTTACGGCCACCAAAGAGGAGATGAGGTCCTGACCGGGGTGGCCAGCTGCCTTCGGAAGAGTCTACGTGAAAAAGATGTGGTCAGCCGTTATGGAGGAGATGAATTCACCTGCCTGATTTACGGAACAAAAGACAGAAAAAAGATCGAGGAGATCGCCGGAAGGGTACTTAGGTCAGTGACAGCGGAGAACCATGTGAATATAAGCATAGGGATTACGTTGATAAAAGACGGCGACTCTTACGGCCAGGTGATCGAAAGAGCGGACAGCGCCCTGTATGAAGCGAAAATAAGAGGAAAGAACCAGTATGTGATATTATGA
- a CDS encoding RidA family protein, giving the protein MMTRETINADKAPAAVGPYCHAVKTGNLVFTSGQLGLDPKEGTLPEGVEAQADQALTNLNEVLKASGLSLDHVIKTTVFLNDINDFAAINAIYEKRFGDNKPARSCVEAGALPKGALFEIEAIAVAE; this is encoded by the coding sequence ATGATGACACGTGAAACGATCAATGCAGACAAAGCTCCTGCGGCAGTGGGACCTTACTGCCATGCAGTAAAAACAGGAAACCTTGTATTCACATCGGGACAGCTTGGGCTGGATCCAAAAGAAGGAACACTCCCAGAAGGAGTGGAGGCACAGGCAGACCAGGCTCTGACAAATCTAAACGAAGTACTGAAGGCTTCTGGATTGTCTCTGGATCATGTGATCAAGACAACCGTATTCTTAAATGATATCAACGATTTTGCGGCAATCAATGCAATTTATGAGAAACGGTTCGGGGACAATAAACCGGCCCGTTCCTGCGTGGAAGCAGGGGCTCTTCCAAAAGGTGCGCTGTTTGAGATCGAAGCCATCGCAGTGGCTGAATAA
- the lepB gene encoding signal peptidase I, whose translation MEKEQEQENKKKQNFRKEVRSWIVCIVATLAITLFITNFVIVNASIPSGSMENTIMTGDKLIAFRTAYLFGEPKRGDVIIFKYPDDETEWYIKRVIALPGETIEVKDGKVYINKSKKPLKEPYIKEEPVDDFGPYKVPDNGYFVMGDNRNSSNDAREWQTHYVTREEIIGKASFRYYPSPKWIK comes from the coding sequence ATGGAAAAGGAACAGGAGCAGGAAAATAAAAAGAAACAAAACTTCAGAAAAGAAGTCAGGAGTTGGATCGTGTGCATCGTTGCGACCCTGGCAATCACTTTGTTCATCACAAACTTTGTCATTGTCAACGCCAGCATTCCAAGCGGATCCATGGAAAATACGATCATGACAGGAGATAAACTCATTGCATTCAGGACCGCTTATCTGTTCGGCGAACCAAAACGGGGGGATGTGATCATCTTTAAATACCCGGATGATGAAACTGAATGGTATATTAAAAGAGTCATTGCGCTTCCGGGTGAGACCATCGAAGTCAAAGACGGGAAGGTATATATCAACAAAAGCAAAAAGCCCTTGAAGGAGCCTTATATCAAAGAGGAGCCCGTGGATGATTTCGGACCGTATAAGGTGCCGGACAACGGTTATTTTGTCATGGGCGACAATCGGAACAGCTCCAACGATGCGAGAGAGTGGCAGACCCACTATGTGACCAGAGAGGAGATCATAGGGAAGGCAAGTTTCAGATATTATCCATCTCCGAAATGGATCAAATAA
- a CDS encoding alpha-glucosidase: MENYRGREEIVYQVYPKSFCDSDGDDIGDLKGITEKLGYLKDLGITMLWICPVYASPMDDNGYDISDYYSMNPMFGTMDEMEQLIHEAGRKGIKIMMDLVLNHTSDEHEWFRKALADPQSKYRDYYIFETLQNGCPPSNLRSVFGGSVWEPVPGTDEYYFHSFSKKQPDLNWENKEMRSELYEMIRWWMNKGIAGFRVDAINFIKKDLNASVIKPDGKDGLASCFPYTRNVEGIQKFLKEMRKEVFEPCGCITVSEAVDVPYSELGNYIGDQGCFSMMFDFHYTNFDLEGNDEKWHKRKDWTMEEFRELLFESQEEIQKTGWQGLFIENHDQPRAVNKFFPFKEDQTYEASTVLAGMYFFLRGTPFIYQGQELGVKNVWRDSIESFDDIESRGQYETALSDGCTKEEALYYINLRSRDNARQMIDWEEAGRQENDKKSVLSFYKEMTALRKRESCLVQGSFKPHREYGKDVVAYERNDGFTRILVLCNFSKIRQEIKNVDGKILLSNQPVIQGFLEPFQVIVIKK; encoded by the coding sequence ATGGAGAATTACAGAGGGAGAGAGGAAATCGTCTATCAGGTTTATCCAAAAAGCTTTTGTGACAGTGACGGGGATGACATCGGAGACTTGAAGGGAATCACAGAAAAGCTTGGCTATTTAAAGGATCTTGGGATCACGATGCTGTGGATCTGCCCGGTATACGCATCCCCTATGGATGACAATGGATATGATATTTCGGATTATTACAGCATGAATCCTATGTTCGGTACCATGGACGAGATGGAGCAGCTGATCCATGAGGCCGGCAGGAAAGGCATAAAGATTATGATGGACCTGGTCCTCAATCATACATCCGATGAACATGAATGGTTTCGCAAAGCTTTGGCAGATCCACAAAGTAAATACAGAGATTATTATATATTTGAGACACTCCAGAACGGGTGTCCGCCCAGTAATTTAAGATCAGTGTTCGGCGGTTCTGTCTGGGAACCTGTACCGGGAACCGATGAATACTATTTTCACTCTTTTTCAAAGAAGCAGCCGGATCTCAACTGGGAGAACAAAGAGATGAGATCTGAGCTGTATGAAATGATTCGGTGGTGGATGAACAAAGGAATTGCCGGTTTCCGGGTGGATGCCATTAACTTTATCAAGAAAGATCTGAATGCCTCTGTAATAAAACCTGATGGAAAAGACGGATTGGCTAGCTGTTTTCCCTATACAAGAAATGTAGAGGGAATCCAAAAGTTCCTGAAGGAAATGAGAAAAGAGGTGTTTGAGCCGTGCGGGTGTATCACGGTTTCAGAAGCGGTGGATGTGCCGTATTCTGAACTCGGAAATTATATCGGGGATCAGGGCTGTTTTTCTATGATGTTTGACTTCCACTACACCAACTTTGATCTTGAGGGAAACGATGAAAAATGGCATAAAAGAAAAGATTGGACCATGGAAGAGTTCAGGGAGCTGTTGTTTGAGAGCCAGGAGGAAATCCAGAAAACCGGGTGGCAGGGTCTGTTTATAGAAAATCATGACCAGCCAAGGGCAGTAAATAAGTTTTTTCCGTTTAAAGAGGACCAGACTTACGAGGCATCCACTGTTCTGGCGGGCATGTATTTTTTTCTGCGGGGGACGCCTTTTATTTACCAGGGGCAGGAATTGGGTGTCAAAAATGTGTGGAGGGATTCCATTGAAAGTTTTGACGACATTGAGAGCAGGGGGCAGTATGAAACGGCCCTGTCAGATGGGTGTACAAAAGAGGAGGCACTGTATTATATTAATTTAAGAAGCAGGGACAATGCAAGGCAGATGATCGATTGGGAAGAAGCCGGGAGACAGGAAAATGATAAAAAATCTGTATTAAGTTTCTACAAGGAGATGACAGCCCTGCGGAAACGGGAATCTTGTCTGGTGCAGGGCAGTTTTAAACCGCACAGAGAATATGGAAAAGATGTTGTGGCATATGAGAGAAATGACGGTTTTACAAGGATCCTTGTGCTGTGTAACTTTTCAAAAATAAGACAGGAGATCAAAAATGTGGACGGAAAAATCTTATTGAGTAACCAGCCGGTTATACAAGGATTTTTAGAACCATTTCAAGTTATTGTGATAAAAAAGTAA
- a CDS encoding adenylosuccinate synthase: MVKAIVGANWGDEGKGKITDMLGETSDIIVRFQGGANAGHTIINDYGKFALHTLPSGVFYNHTTSIIGNGVALNIPVLFKEVEEIVSQGVPKPKILVSDRAQIVMPYHILFDEYEEERLGKGSFGSTKSGIAPFYSDKYAKIGFQVNELFDGEALKEKLTKICETKNVLLEHLYHKPLLNPDELYDTLMEYKEMVAPYVCDVSLFLHNALKEDKTILLEGQLGSLKDPDHGIYPMVTSSSTLAAYGAIGAGIPPYEIKKIVTVVKAYSSAVGAGAFVSEIFGEEADELRKRGGDGGEFGATTGRPRRMGWFDVVASKYGCRMQGTTDVAFTVLDVLGYLEEIPVCVAYDIDGKVTTDFPTTGELEKAKPVIEVLPGWKSDIRGITEYEDLPENCRKYIEFVEEKIGYPITLISNGPGRHEIIRRGYTD; the protein is encoded by the coding sequence ATGGTTAAAGCAATAGTGGGAGCCAACTGGGGCGACGAAGGAAAAGGTAAGATTACAGATATGTTGGGGGAAACTTCTGACATCATCGTACGTTTCCAGGGAGGAGCGAATGCCGGGCATACCATCATTAACGACTACGGAAAGTTCGCGCTTCACACGCTGCCTTCCGGTGTATTCTATAATCATACAACCAGCATTATCGGAAACGGTGTGGCGCTGAATATTCCAGTCCTTTTTAAGGAGGTTGAGGAGATTGTGTCACAGGGAGTGCCGAAACCAAAGATCCTGGTTTCTGACAGGGCCCAGATCGTGATGCCGTACCACATCCTGTTCGATGAATACGAGGAGGAGAGACTGGGCAAAGGATCTTTCGGATCCACAAAATCAGGGATTGCGCCGTTTTATTCTGATAAGTATGCTAAGATCGGTTTCCAGGTCAACGAACTGTTTGACGGGGAAGCATTAAAAGAAAAATTGACAAAGATCTGTGAGACAAAGAATGTACTGCTTGAGCATCTGTACCACAAACCTCTCCTGAACCCGGACGAGTTGTATGACACTCTGATGGAATACAAGGAGATGGTAGCGCCGTATGTCTGCGATGTTTCACTGTTTCTGCACAATGCACTGAAAGAAGATAAGACGATTCTTTTAGAGGGACAGCTTGGCTCCCTGAAGGATCCGGACCACGGTATTTACCCGATGGTGACGTCTTCCTCCACACTGGCTGCATACGGAGCTATCGGTGCGGGTATTCCGCCTTATGAGATCAAAAAGATCGTCACAGTTGTCAAAGCGTATTCCAGCGCCGTAGGTGCGGGGGCTTTCGTCAGTGAGATCTTTGGGGAAGAAGCCGATGAACTCCGAAAACGCGGTGGAGACGGCGGTGAATTTGGTGCGACGACCGGACGTCCGAGACGGATGGGCTGGTTTGACGTTGTAGCTTCCAAGTACGGATGCAGGATGCAGGGAACCACAGATGTGGCCTTTACTGTTCTGGATGTCCTTGGATATTTAGAGGAGATTCCGGTTTGTGTCGCTTATGACATTGACGGCAAAGTGACCACTGACTTCCCGACTACAGGGGAACTGGAAAAAGCAAAACCGGTGATCGAGGTGCTTCCGGGCTGGAAGAGCGACATCCGCGGTATCACAGAGTATGAAGACCTTCCGGAAAACTGCAGAAAGTATATAGAGTTCGTCGAGGAGAAGATCGGATATCCGATCACATTGATCTCCAACGGACCCGGAAGACATGAGATTATCCGCAGAGGATATACAGACTAG
- a CDS encoding zinc metalloproteinase nas-26, producing MKRKIRILMVFAAVLAFMAAGCSKKSELKPFSSEEELKTFIGETTKKDEVSDFPKLDYASDRTVMFHNSAGFYVYDMKEKKISAALDLEKMKLFSEDGETETKIIVSSDGTVVRLLRTKGEDTVEDYFFDVKKMTLSDKKKAFDDIYEGDIQQKEQKNFAGRPKEDVIQELMSQGQNDSNALIQNNSTVDFLGYPSGVYMKEDQMFKNLSLVQYDVKTKRKTVIPLFKGFVNLDQETDASKLSFKDSRFMKFSSKGVLYFDVDAMKGTDGAKGTFGNLVIGNVFQTQNGKLTVTFEDLSKADLSLKPVLSLNNMDEQGEPQMAELRKGKNTYTFKNLSKSLFYYIDYYPTKDAVSEKAAKKIEQQNAKLNVIIGN from the coding sequence ATGAAAAGAAAAATCAGGATTCTTATGGTATTCGCGGCTGTGCTGGCCTTCATGGCAGCAGGATGTTCCAAAAAATCAGAATTAAAACCGTTTTCATCAGAAGAGGAGTTAAAGACATTTATAGGGGAGACGACCAAAAAGGATGAGGTATCTGATTTCCCTAAGCTGGATTATGCTTCGGACCGCACAGTGATGTTTCACAACTCTGCGGGATTTTATGTCTACGATATGAAAGAGAAAAAGATATCTGCTGCTCTGGATCTGGAAAAAATGAAGCTGTTTTCAGAGGATGGTGAGACGGAAACAAAGATTATTGTATCCAGTGATGGCACAGTGGTGCGCCTTCTCAGAACAAAGGGAGAGGACACAGTCGAGGATTATTTCTTTGATGTGAAAAAAATGACACTGTCCGATAAAAAGAAAGCCTTTGATGACATCTATGAAGGTGATATTCAGCAGAAAGAACAAAAGAATTTTGCGGGCAGGCCAAAGGAGGACGTGATCCAGGAGTTGATGAGCCAAGGACAGAATGACTCCAATGCATTGATCCAGAATAACAGCACAGTGGATTTTCTCGGTTATCCGTCCGGTGTCTATATGAAGGAAGACCAGATGTTTAAAAATCTGTCTCTGGTCCAATATGACGTGAAGACAAAAAGGAAGACTGTGATTCCTCTGTTTAAAGGTTTTGTGAACCTGGATCAGGAGACAGACGCGTCAAAGCTTTCATTTAAAGATAGCCGTTTTATGAAATTCAGCAGCAAAGGGGTACTGTATTTTGATGTGGATGCCATGAAGGGCACCGATGGGGCAAAGGGTACTTTTGGAAACCTTGTCATCGGCAATGTTTTTCAGACACAGAACGGAAAGCTCACTGTGACCTTTGAGGATCTCTCCAAGGCAGATCTGTCGCTGAAGCCGGTTCTGTCCCTGAACAATATGGATGAACAGGGAGAACCTCAGATGGCGGAACTTAGGAAAGGAAAAAATACATATACCTTCAAGAACCTGAGCAAGAGCCTGTTTTATTATATCGATTATTACCCTACGAAGGATGCGGTAAGTGAGAAGGCTGCCAAGAAGATCGAACAACAGAATGCAAAGCTTAATGTTATTATAGGAAACTAA